In Candidatus Omnitrophota bacterium, a single genomic region encodes these proteins:
- a CDS encoding efflux RND transporter periplasmic adaptor subunit, whose protein sequence is MNSLSKTSCAFLTAVVIITSIGCQDPPDTTLDPNPSPIKPLAVFIAKPRIRDVTLTCEAVGTVRPWKIVRVSSEAPGPIERLYFEKGERVFKDALLAEIDSAKTKALCDQAQAQYDIAAANHKKMQSLSRPQEIDIAESALQQAKVQQQEAQRNYERLKSLRQTGNIAQSQLDVAETAYQVANRAMAAAEKRLELAQIGARQEDLAESAARLAQAEAALRLAQEQRHDSRILSPLDGTIVEKYVEEGEMVGAGAPIAVIVDASRVKIAARIPEKDIAKIAPGCTAIIRADALANITFEGTLSFLSVMADEVSHSFPAEAAVDNANGLLRAGMIARLQFVAERRENATLVKTDSLWSRGGKTGVFLIKENAAIFQPLKIGPSTGEWTIVEEGLQTDDVLAAAAPESLVNGQNVVIGGEMDWR, encoded by the coding sequence ATGAATTCCCTTTCCAAAACATCATGCGCATTCCTCACGGCGGTTGTAATAATAACCTCAATCGGCTGCCAAGATCCGCCGGATACAACGTTGGATCCGAATCCATCTCCCATCAAACCGCTTGCCGTCTTTATAGCCAAACCCCGCATTCGAGATGTCACCCTGACCTGCGAAGCCGTTGGAACCGTCCGCCCCTGGAAAATCGTCCGCGTCTCCAGCGAAGCGCCGGGACCTATCGAGCGCCTTTATTTCGAAAAAGGAGAACGCGTTTTTAAAGACGCTCTCCTGGCGGAAATCGATTCGGCCAAAACCAAAGCGTTATGCGACCAGGCGCAAGCCCAATACGATATCGCCGCCGCCAACCACAAGAAAATGCAATCCCTTAGCCGTCCCCAAGAGATCGATATCGCCGAAAGCGCCTTGCAGCAGGCGAAGGTCCAACAACAAGAAGCCCAACGCAATTACGAACGGTTGAAGTCCTTGCGCCAAACGGGGAACATCGCCCAAAGCCAATTAGACGTAGCGGAAACGGCGTACCAAGTCGCTAACCGCGCTATGGCCGCCGCAGAAAAGAGATTGGAACTTGCACAGATCGGCGCCCGCCAGGAAGACTTGGCCGAAAGCGCGGCGCGATTGGCTCAGGCGGAGGCGGCCTTGCGCCTGGCCCAGGAACAACGGCATGATTCCCGCATTCTCTCCCCTTTGGATGGAACCATCGTCGAGAAATACGTAGAAGAAGGGGAGATGGTCGGCGCGGGCGCTCCCATCGCCGTCATCGTTGACGCCAGCCGAGTAAAAATCGCCGCCCGCATCCCTGAAAAAGACATTGCCAAAATCGCTCCCGGCTGCACTGCGATCATCCGCGCCGACGCCCTTGCCAATATAACATTCGAAGGAACTCTCTCCTTCCTCAGCGTCATGGCGGACGAAGTAAGCCATTCCTTTCCCGCCGAGGCGGCGGTGGACAACGCCAACGGCTTGCTGCGAGCAGGCATGATTGCGCGTCTCCAGTTCGTCGCGGAACGGCGAGAAAATGCGACTCTCGTCAAAACGGACAGTTTATGGAGCCGAGGCGGAAAAACAGGCGTCTTCCTCATCAAGGAAAATGCGGCGATTTTTCAACCGCTGAAAATCGGCCCCTCTACCGGCGAGTGGACGATCGTCGAGGAGGGACTCCAAACGGATGACGTTCTAGCGGCGGCGGCTCCGGAAAGTCTCGTCAATGGGCAGAATGTCGTAATCGGGGGGGAAATGGATTGGCGATGA
- the ftsY gene encoding signal recognition particle-docking protein FtsY: MFWKRKKETLATSPVTPSEGMISSIDEEAQILDASPALTEEIEKSAAPKKSLFAKLRDGLRATRESIARKTLNLFKLRGKIDDDLLEDLEEILISADVGVETTMTLIEELRDRIRREKKNNSTDSEWLTQTMQFLMREMLEQGERALKTPPQGPGVYLVIGVNGVGKTTAIGKLAHRLKSQGQKVLLVAADTFRAAAIQQLEIWAKRAGVPIVLGTEGADPSSVVYNAMSEAKQSAPDAVIIDTAGRLHTKTNLIQELSKMSRVIAREFEGAPHETLLVLDASTGQNALTQAKTFLQSCGVTGLILTKLDGTARGGVVLSVHKELNLPVKFIGVGEGIEDLEPFDPEAFSKALFQMDDNSDK, encoded by the coding sequence ATGTTTTGGAAAAGAAAGAAAGAAACTCTTGCAACCTCGCCTGTAACTCCATCGGAAGGAATGATTTCTTCCATCGATGAGGAAGCGCAAATTCTTGACGCTTCTCCTGCGCTTACGGAGGAAATAGAAAAATCCGCCGCGCCCAAGAAAAGCCTCTTCGCCAAATTGCGGGATGGATTGCGGGCGACGAGGGAATCCATCGCCCGCAAAACGCTCAATCTCTTCAAACTGCGGGGAAAAATCGACGACGATCTTTTGGAAGATTTGGAAGAAATATTGATTTCCGCCGATGTGGGCGTGGAAACGACGATGACGTTGATCGAAGAACTGCGCGACCGCATCCGCCGGGAGAAGAAGAACAATTCCACCGATTCGGAATGGCTGACGCAAACCATGCAATTCCTCATGCGCGAAATGCTTGAACAAGGAGAACGCGCTTTGAAGACGCCGCCGCAAGGTCCCGGCGTTTATCTCGTCATCGGCGTGAACGGCGTCGGCAAAACTACAGCTATCGGCAAATTGGCGCATCGCTTGAAAAGCCAGGGGCAAAAAGTGCTGCTTGTCGCCGCCGATACGTTCCGGGCCGCCGCCATCCAGCAATTGGAAATTTGGGCGAAACGCGCGGGCGTCCCCATCGTATTAGGAACGGAAGGCGCCGATCCCTCTTCCGTCGTCTATAACGCTATGAGCGAAGCAAAGCAATCGGCGCCGGATGCGGTGATCATCGATACCGCCGGACGCTTGCATACCAAAACCAACTTGATTCAGGAACTTTCGAAAATGTCGCGGGTCATCGCCCGCGAATTCGAAGGGGCGCCTCACGAAACGCTGCTAGTGCTGGACGCCTCGACGGGACAAAACGCCTTAACGCAAGCAAAGACGTTTCTGCAATCCTGCGGCGTGACGGGGTTGATCCTGACTAAGCTGGACGGCACCGCCCGCGGCGGAGTCGTTCTCTCCGTGCATAAGGAACTGAACTTGCCGGTGAAGTTCATCGGCGTCGGCGAAGGCATCGAAGACTTGGAACCTTTCGATCCGGAGGCCTTTTCTAAGGCATTGTTCCAAATGGACGACAATTCGGACAAATAA